GTTCCGCCACCATGACGAATGACTTTGTAGACAGGATCCCAAACCCGACCGATCCGATGATGTTCGCTCATACGTGATACAAAATCATAGTCTTCGCCATAGTTTCTGGCAAAAGCTGAAGTATTCATATCAAGGAGTCCCAGATCTCTGGCAGTTTCAATATAAAATGATCGGGGAGCGCCAGCGCCGTTGATCCGTAGCAGGTTGTTGCGACCATTTTCCTCGGTCCATTCATCATGGGTAACCACGGGGATAGAATCCATGCGACTTAGTGATCCAGTCTCCATATCTTTTTCCCAAACCTCATACGACCCAATAACCATGGCAATGGTATCATCGGTCTGGTAGACAGCGGCGATCTTTTCAACCGCATCTTCAATAAGCTGGTCATCTGAATCCAACTGGACGTAATACTTGCCTCTGGCTCGTTGCAGTCCTGCATTAAGGCAGAGACCAATATTATTGATATCCAGCACAACCAGTCTCACTTCCGGTTTGGCAGCATCGAATTTTGAGCCGCCTTTTATATAGTCTTTAACTGCAGGAATGGTCGGATCTGAATCACCGCCATTCACCACGACAATGATCTCAATATCCTGGATGGTTTGAACCAGAATTGATTCGATAGCCGAACCAATAAATTCAGGTCGGTTATTCACTGGAATGATAATACTGGCAGTCAGTTCATAGTTTTTGTCGGTGTAGGGTACTTTTGAATAATGCGCACCCCGTTCCAGAAAAGCGTTGATGCGTTTCAGGTGATCACTGACAATTTGTTCCAGTTCCAGTTGTGACTCTTTACTGGCCAGGAGATAGTCAAAGACATTCTGATCACCAACAGCTTGATAGATTCGGTAAGGGGAACCGGCATAGCGGTTTGCAATATGCACAAATTCTCCAACCTCACTCAAACGCAGTCTCAACTCATATAGGAAGTGTTGTTTGGTAGTACCGGCCAGTGGTAGGGCTTCCCGGGCCTTCTCTACATCGATGACCCATACTTTCCCATAGTCCGTATTGTCCCTGACTCGACCAATATGATGTTCAAGCAAGTGCTCATCACTGAGAACACCCTTATCATCGACTTCGTAATCAGCATAGATAAGCGACCAATCTTCAGAGGTCTCTGCAACCATTTCATACAATTCAGCTGCGCTCTTTTTAAACTCAATTTTTTGAGAACGGGCATCGATAAGCAGCAAGGTTCCACTTGTATAGCTGAGAATCTGATCGCTTAATATTTTCGCGGTCAGTTCTGATTGATCAAGTACATCTATGGTTGATTCAGGAAAGAAATTTGTATAGTTCTTGTAACTGTGAGATTTGTCCCCACTGATTACCAGTATATTCAAGTTGAACTCCTTTAGCAATCTTGTACAGATCGCATCATTAATGATATCATCAGAGAATGCGGTTCTCTTTCCTCTGGTGATGCGCAGGAGTTAAGAAATATTTCAGGAAATTCAACTAATTTTTGGTTTTGACGGTTTTTAGTTTTGGTAAATATGATGTTCAATGAAGCGATAACAACCTAACCTAAATAATTCATAGCCACTA
This region of Candidatus Neomarinimicrobiota bacterium genomic DNA includes:
- a CDS encoding glycosyltransferase — protein: MNILVISGDKSHSYKNYTNFFPESTIDVLDQSELTAKILSDQILSYTSGTLLLIDARSQKIEFKKSAAELYEMVAETSEDWSLIYADYEVDDKGVLSDEHLLEHHIGRVRDNTDYGKVWVIDVEKAREALPLAGTTKQHFLYELRLRLSEVGEFVHIANRYAGSPYRIYQAVGDQNVFDYLLASKESQLELEQIVSDHLKRINAFLERGAHYSKVPYTDKNYELTASIIIPVNNRPEFIGSAIESILVQTIQDIEIIVVVNGGDSDPTIPAVKDYIKGGSKFDAAKPEVRLVVLDINNIGLCLNAGLQRARGKYYVQLDSDDQLIEDAVEKIAAVYQTDDTIAMVIGSYEVWEKDMETGSLSRMDSIPVVTHDEWTEENGRNNLLRINGAGAPRSFYIETARDLGLLDMNTSAFARNYGEDYDFVSRMSEHHRIGRVWDPVYKVIRHGGGTDHNIDRATVDRNNNAKDEMRREAIYRRQIMNEVNHG